From the Toxoplasma gondii ME49 chromosome VIIa, whole genome shotgun sequence genome, one window contains:
- a CDS encoding hypothetical protein (encoded by transcript TGME49_203770~Signal peptide predicted by SignalP 2.0 HMM (probability 0.563) with cleavage site probability 0.214 at residue 37~Predicted trans-membrane domain (TMHMM2.0):20-43:100-123): MRGFHRGRWPFSQATRVSRNACVSLPHVLPVFLLTTGDVLWIGASLLAGASEWTAGMEVQVRRLETDADKNGDGSQDNSQTTTVQPEDGSTEESVVKGGHIAVFVAVGVCVICALCMCAMYAYQKWTGGISEESQRRSHLAEHSNDHSSPNLEAGEGRPLRSALVKHGTKGRRGQTKGTVSTFIADTHLGDPLKEAPTLVTLDTARWTANTSLSKKSLASVPSRTTDEDVPLPPIGER; encoded by the exons ATGAGGGGCTTTCACCGAGGGAGGTGGCCCTTTTCACAGGCTACCCGCGTCTCCCGGAACGCGTGTGTGTCACTGCCACACGTCTTGCCCGTCTTTTTGTTAACCACCGGTGACGTTCTGTGGATCGGCGCTTCCCTGCTGGCAGGTGCCAGCGAGTGGACAG CGGGCATGGAAGTGCAAGTACGACGACTAGAAACAGACGCTGACAAAAACGGTGATGGTTCGCAGGACAATAGCCAGACTACAACTGTCCAGCCAGAAGATGGCAGCACGGAAGAAAGCGTCGTCAAAGGAGGTCATATCGCGGTTTTCGTTGCTGTGGGAGTCTGCGTTATTTgcgctctctgcatgtgtgcaATGTACGCGTATCAGAAATGGACAGGCGG GATCTCGGAGGAATCGCAGCGCAGATCCCATCTTGCGGAACATTCAAATGACCACAGCTCTCCAAACCTTGAAGctggagaagggagaccCTTGCGATCGGCACTAGTCAAACATGGAACGAAGGGCCGGAGAGGTCAAACAAAAGGGACAGTTTCCACGTTCATCGCGGACACGCACCTTGGAGATCCGCTTAAAGAAGCCCCCACTCTCGTTACCCTGGACACCGCCCGCTGGACTGCGAATACTTCTCTCAGCAAAAAAAGTTTAGCGTCTGTGCCTTCGCGAACTACGGACGAAGATGTGCCCCTCCCTCCGATTGGTGAGAGATAA
- a CDS encoding hypothetical protein (encoded by transcript TGME49_203780): MAFPSPFFSGAVPSAAGGPERRPNTQRPIHRADPYAASLLGRLASKLASSVSSFFSSAPARKSPSVGVSTSSSHAVRLAPVRGSAPSPSLWGASELSADGEATGREVTVVRQPTSSRQSLAEVLNPSLWPRDNSFHSSLALPRQGEPACLQPGSDPAAQSHDVLTLSTSGAVHYLQSSPPPDMSDRVGTQWRRLDAVPASTSVSPNGDMQMGWQSQVADQTTFVPRAAPLYGDGVRGLQVHFPAAGDPLSNLEASASRLTQQQWLLQQGATGPQPVMEGTVIPTPAHTGYPPQSIERPVTVSSRTFSGYAIPGEPLAQPALRPTFNGHHTRVAPAASHSLFPTEERVASSLLAAGPIRRRGSEARATPASGPPVPVLRLHPRRDSRSAAGSLLRQEEHLTVDQLQRLYLRCQPLRWRVRLRELFRQEVESAGAVGVVGDALSGAPQDRATGHKSGQGSQVDTEGVVSVQDDLRRMDDSAGRGTSSGPDTASGSASCDKSEKESAASNGPQGSASGVPEGMKAGEDRVTNQGSTEGTSPVKGGLFGSLGQMDTKTSFATERRGGILETSKELPATGFGESVAAAGTTPQSSLFAGARRLGDSGAQSLFGGTAARAEDGLSAGGVTTNSKETAREPPAPFSFPAVGGGAGGTAPLFSSGKAADQDTASQGRQDSQMGIKASGLGAASVSDQAYATLHASTLLGASGPAPGSIFQGSSSLSPPASTTMAGDKSEKQGSASGGSGLFGATKADSGGKGDTNASVSQSTAETPALSKPGAVSLFLGGGSSSLTGGSNIFGKTPDQDAVSNDSQTLPTFGRPASSSLVSGSASETVTRGASLFGGATFSAVSQPPSTNSKLSSRQREPAEKPEESSSEEGITVSDGAEVGETASSSSNTASDRDAKPQDRSAPGGQVTQSEASAVPWWQQNVGKACLVQVEDDGFAPDADDDADEKETGSAPGGGPAASRHTFATPVSGGSLFSSSGTESKPATTPSSLFGTYSSMASTAASSSSSGAGGGLFGGVTTSNLFGKSGSSTGILGTGTQSQTVSSSAPPSLFVFGGGGPAKTAGEAGKQTSGSAPSATSTASGPSGSLFGNSVSTAAPLAGGTAAAASSSAEKDKPSTVSLFGFKDSASATDSRVGGTAPAPKSSGTCLFVFGSTVGASQTDCASSGGSVKRGREGCDIGAPASKSVFGGTTSQGASTTGGLFGVSSAPSASLFGGNTSSGTGGGSSSSNLFVFGASTNGANDAATKEAGPAAPSSKGASPFGTQSSIPVFGGGTTATGSSSSLSSVFGASKADGNASNPFQFGKVPGGSILGAGTGSLFGNGGTTSSTGTSLFGASLGAPGSGGSGSLFGAAAGGTATGGSESQRPGAAPVVSSPFGSQSASGGGSSGGASVFGSAVASRPLTFGATGIGGGNQTSTGLGAGSAAGSTGTFGAATGAGGLGQSGEDGNSLFGPQTGGPVIRRPRLTIKRTKK; the protein is encoded by the coding sequence ATGGCGTTTCcgtcccctttcttctcgggaGCGGTCCCATCTGCAGCAGGTGGCCCGGAACGGCGGCCTAACACTCAGCGCCCGATTCACCGAGCGGATCCGTAtgctgcctctcttcttggACGTCTCGCAAGCAAGCtggcgtcttctgtctcttccttcttttcatCTGCGCCTGCCCGGAAGTCCCCGTCTGTGGGTGTCTCTACCTCCTCGTCTCACGCTGTGCGACTTGCTCCCGTCCGCGGCTCCGCCCCGTCTCCGAGTCTGTGGGGCGCATCAGAATTGTCGGCAGATGGCGAAGCGACTGGTCGTGAGGTGACCGTAGTGCGCCAGCCAACCTCCAGTCGACAATCGCTTGCGGAGGTGTTAAATCCATCTCTCTGGCCTCGCGACAACTCTTTCCACTCTTCCCTGGCGTTGCCGAGACAAGGGGAACCGGCTTGTCTTCAACCAGGCTCTGATCCCGCTGCGCAGAGTCACGATGTTCTCACCTTATCCACGAGCGGCGCTGTCCACTACCTGCAGTCGTCGCCGCCGCCCGATATGTCAGATCGAGTGGGGACTCAATGGAGACGACTGGACGCTGTTCCGGCTTCTACCAGCGTGTCTCCAAATGGAGACATGCAGATGGGGTGGCAGTCCCAGGTGGCGGATCAAACGACTTTCGTTCCACGTGCTGCCCCTTTGTATGGCGACGGCGTACGGGGCCTACAAGTGCACTTTCCTGCGGCAGGAGACCCTCTCTCGAACCTTGAAGCTTCAGCTAGCCGCCTCACTCAGCAGCAGTGGCTTCTGCAGCAGGGGGCCACAGGGCCCCAGCCCGTTATGGAAGGGACGGTGATCCCAACGCCTGCACATACTGGCTATCCCCCCCAATCTATCGAGCGCCCGGtgactgtctcttctcgtaCATTCTCCGGCTACGCGATTCCTGGCGAGCCTCTGGCCCAGCCTGCTTTGCGTCCGACATTTAATGGCCACCATACACGCGTTGCCCCAGCTGCATCTCACTCGCTTTTTCCCACGGAAGAGCGAGTTGCGAGTTCGCTGCTCGCTGCTGGGCCTATCCGGCGGCGAGGATCTGAGGCACGAGCGACGCCTGCATCTGGCCCGCCCGTCCCCGTCCTTCGGCTCCACCCCAGGCGCGACAGTCGTTCCGCCGCAGGAAGCTTGCTTCGGCAAGAAGAACACCTCACGGTAGACCAACTCCAGAGGCTCTATTTGCGGTGCCAGCCACTGCGGTGGCGCGTGAGACTGCGTGAGCTTTTCCGACAGGAAGTTGAGAGCGCTGGCGCCGTGGGCGTCGTTGGTGACGCGTTGTCGGGGGCCCCTCAGGACCGCGCTACAGGGCACAAGAGCGGTCAGGGAAGCCAGGTGGACACGGAAGGCGTCGTGTCTGTTCAGGATGACTTGCGGCGAATGGATGACTCTGCTGGCAGGGGCACTTCGTCTGGACCAGACACGGCAAGCGGGTCCGCGAGTTGCGACAAgagtgagaaagagagcgcaGCATCAAATGGGCCTCAAGGGAGTGCGTCTGGTGTCCCAGAAGGCATGAAAGCAGGCGAGGATAGGGTAACGAACCAGGGAAGCACGGAGGGGACCTCGCCTGTGAAGGGCGGCTTGTTCGGGTCTTTGGGTCAAATGGATACAAAAACGTCCTTCGCAACGGAGCGGCGCGGAGGCATTCTCGAGACAAGTAAGGAATTGCCTGCCACTGGCTTCGGCGAATCGGTGGCCGCCGCTGGTACCACACCGCAGAGCTCCCTTTTCGCTGGTGCCCGCAGACTGGGAGACTCTGGAGCGCAGTCGCTTTTTGGAGGCACAGCTGCACGAGCGGAAGACGGACTCAGCGCTGGCGGTGTGACCACGAACTCAAAAGAGACCGCTCGAGAGCCTCCGGCACCATTCTCATTTCCGGCTGTTGGTGGTGGCGCAGGGGGAACGGCACCTTTATTCTCGAGCGGAAAGGCAGCTGACCAGGACACGGCTTCCCAAGGACGACAGGACTCTCAAATGGGAATCAAGGCATCCGGCTTGGGCGCAGCCTCAGTCAGTGATCAAGCATATGCCACTCTTCATGCCAGCACCTTGCTGGGCGCGAGTGGTCCGGCACCGGGATCAATCTTTCAGGGGAGctcgtcgctgtcgccgcCTGCTTCGACAACGATGGCAGGAGACAAGTCTGAGAAACAGGGCAGTGCGAGTGGTGGAAGCGGCCTTTTTGGTGCAACAAAAGCCGACAGTGGTGGCAAGGGAGATACAAATGCGTCCGTTAGCCAAAGCACTGCCGAGACTCCAGCTTTATCAAAGCCAGGCgccgtgtctctttttttgggTGGCGGCAGCTCGTCTTTAACGGGGGGCTCGAATATCTTCGGGAAAACACCAGACCAAGACGCCGTGAGCAACGACTCACAAACCCTGCCTACATTCGGAAggcctgcttcgtcttctttggTGTCAGGCAGCGCGAGTGAGACTGTGACGAGGGGGGCGAGCCTCTTTGGAGGTGCCactttctccgctgtgtcaCAGCCTCCCAGTACCAACTCAAAATTGTCATCACGTCAGCGCGAGCCTGCTGAGAAGCCTGAAGAGTCTTCAAGCGAGGAGGGAATTACGGTCAGTGATGGCGCGGAAGtcggagagacagcgtcgTCCAGCTCCAACACagcgagcgacagagacgcgaaacccCAAGACAGGAGCGCGCCAGGTGGGCAGGTGACTCAAAGCGAGGCTTCTGCGGTGCCGTGGTGGCAACAGAATGTGGGCAAGGCGTGCCTGGTTCAGGTTGAAGACGATGGGTTTGCTCCCGACGCAGATGATGACGCtgacgaaaaggaaacaggatCTGCGCCGGGCGGGGGGCCAGCTGCATCACGACACACTTTTGCGACACCGGTCTCAGGTGGGAGCCTCTTTAGCAGTAGCGGAACGGAATCAAAGCCAGCCACCACACCGTCGAGTCTCTTTGGCACTTATAGTTCCATGGCTTCGACGGCAGCTTCTAGTTCGTCGTCTGGGGCTGGAGGAGGCCTATTTGGAGGGGTGACAACTTCAAACTTGTTCGGGAAAAGCGGCTCTTCTACAGGGATACTCGGGACCGGCACTCAGTCGCAGACGGTTTCCTCATCAGCGCCGCCGTCACTCTTCGTGTTTGGAGGCGGGGGACCAGCGAAAACGgccggagaagcagggaagCAAACATCGGGGAGTGCACCGAGCGCGACTTCTACTGCGAGTGGTCCGTCGGGAAGTTTATTCGGTAATTCGGTATCGACAGCGGCACCCCTGGCAGGTGGaacagctgctgcagcctcCAGCTCTGCTGAGAAAGACAAACCATCGACAGTGAGCCTCTTCGGTTTCAAAGACAGTGCCTCAGCGACCGATTCACGGGTTGGCGGGACGGCACCGGCCCCAAAGTCTTCAGGGACATGCCTTTTTGTCTTTGGTTCGACCGTGGGCGCCTCTCAAACAGATTGTGCTAGTTCGGGCGGTTCTGTGAAAAGGGGACGAGAAGGATGTGACATAGGGGCCCCGGCGTCTAAGAGTGTGTTTGGGGGCACGACGTCGCAGGGTGCATCCACCACAGGAGGTCTCTTCGGAGTGAGTTCTGCGCCGTCTGCATCTCTGTTCGGAGGCAACACATCGTCGGGAACTGGTGGAGGATCATCTTCATCAAACCTTTTTGTTTTTGGAGCGAGTACAAATGGGGCGAACGATGCAGCTACAAAGGAAGCAGGACCGGCTGCGCCCAGTTCCAAGGGAGCTAGTCCTTTCGGTACTCAGTCTTCGATTCCTGTCTTTGGTGGAGGCACAACCGCCACCGGTTcgagttcctctctctcatcAGTTTTCGGAGCATCGAAGGCTGACGGAAACGCAAGCAATCCGTTTCAGTTCGGCAAAGTGCCCGGTGGTAGTATCCTTGGGGCCGGCACCGGGTCCCTCTTCGGAAACGGTGGAACGACCAGCTCGACTGGAACGAGTCTCTTCGGAGCCTCATTGGGCGCACCGGGGAGCGGAGGTTCGGGGAGTCTGTTTGGCGCTGCAGCCGGAGGGACTGCAACTGGAGGATCAGAGTCTCAGAGGCCGGGCGCTGCCCCAGTAGTTTCGTCACCGTTTGGTTCCCAAAGCGCCTCAGGTGGAGGGTCTTCCGGAGGTGCAAGCGTGTTCGGGAGTGCTGTTGCTTCACGCCCTCTCACCTTTGGGGCGACTGGCATCGGGGGAGGCAATCAAACCTCTACAGGTCTAGGAGCGGGGTCCGCTGCAGGAAGCACGGGTACGTTCGGTGCAGCTACCGGGGCTGGAGGACTGGgacagagtggagaagaTGGCAATTCACTTTTTGGGCCACAAACAGGCGGTCCCGTCATTCGACGCCCGCGACTGACTATCAAGCGAACAAAAAAATGA
- a CDS encoding hypothetical protein (encoded by transcript TGME49_203790~Signal peptide predicted by SignalP 2.0 HMM (probability 0.998) with cleavage site probability 0.882 at residue 18), with amino-acid sequence MRKLKLLTSWLALHSTLALFCYLQYGVEAWETASERAALHHPPQLRPRHELHQGGLSGVPRMVEWLESFLEARTREEQEKGRAVMLDRIGRSCQDPDSVPACVTAWAEKTHASPETTEQLLELWEMEKENGVSFQDFIARVSRFQNRGGVQAPSDPSWRPRPSHSRGTEDVASVTPDAEWMDWSKDGPRAAWIRQPPVCTSKECLRHAKVTPCSAGHGLTVEADTTESSMTTHAAPGELRKTTPREPYFLRRPSGAAEGIVHVYDNIKNKLSDKLGPHSDAIRNLYDQHNEDEALYEDYKEA; translated from the exons ATGAGGAAACTTAAACTTCTCACCAGCTGGCTGGCGCTTCATTCCACACTAGCGCTTTTCTGCTATCTCCAGTATGGCGTTGAGGCTTGGGAGACGGCTTCCGAAAGAGCCGCGTTACACCATCCTCCTCAGCTCAGGCCTCGCCATGAGCTACATCAAGGTGGATTGAGCGGTGTGCCACGCATGGTTGAGTGGCTCGAATCATTTCTCGAGGCCAGGACcagagaggaacaagaaa AAGGGCGAGCGGTCATGCTGGACAGGATTGGCCGTAGCTGCCAAGATCCAGATTCTGTTCCCGCGTGTGTCACAGCCTGGGCAG agaagacacatgCTTCACCGGAGACCACAGAACAGCTACTGGAACTTTGGGAGATGGAAAAGG AAAACGGCGTTTCCTTCCAGGACTTCATAGCACGGGTCAGCAGGTTTCAAAATC GAGGGGGCGTGCAAGCCCCATCCGATCCGTCCTGGCGCCCAAGGCCGTCACACTCTCGTGGAACCGAAGATGTGGCAAGCGTCACTCCAG ATGCTGAATGGATGGATTGGTCAAAGGACGGCCCACGTGCAG ccTGGATCCGTCAACCGCCCGTATGTACTTCCA AAGAATGCCTTCGACATGCCAAAGTGACCCCTTGCTCGGCAG GACATGGGCTCACGGTCGAGGCTGACACGACTGAATCAAGTATGACCACTCATGCAGCACCTGGAG AACTAAGGAAGACGACACCGAGAGAGCCCTACTTCCTTCGCCGCCCCTCCGGTGCTGCGGAGGGCATTGTACACGTCTATGACAATATTAAAAACAAGCTGAGCGACAAGCTGGGGCCTCACAGCGACGCAATCAGGAATCTATACGACCAACACAACGAGGATGAGGCATTATATGAAGACTACAAAGAAGCATAG